A window of Brachybacterium fresconis contains these coding sequences:
- the mutM gene encoding bifunctional DNA-formamidopyrimidine glycosylase/DNA-(apurinic or apyrimidinic site) lyase, giving the protein MPELPEVEVVRRGIDDHVRGRTIASATVLHPRAARRHVGGPADLAARMVGATITGTARRGKYLWLILDGADALLMHLGMSGQMLISSPDAAVAAHERARFTFTDGGHDLRFDDQRTFGHLLYDEGGAVLPSLIAHIARDPFDPQFDQPAAVARIKARSTGIKRVLLDQTVVSGIGNIYADEALWAAKEQGETAASSLSKPRISALVDAAREVMAAALAQGGTSFDSLYVDVAGSSGYFARSLNAYGLAGQPCMRCGTSIVREKFMNRSSFFCPVCQRKR; this is encoded by the coding sequence GTGCCTGAATTGCCTGAGGTCGAGGTCGTGCGTCGGGGGATCGACGATCATGTCCGTGGCCGGACGATCGCCTCGGCGACTGTTCTGCATCCGCGTGCGGCGCGACGTCATGTGGGCGGTCCGGCGGATCTCGCAGCACGGATGGTCGGTGCGACGATCACGGGGACTGCGCGCCGCGGCAAGTACCTGTGGCTGATCCTGGACGGTGCAGATGCGTTGCTGATGCATCTGGGGATGAGCGGGCAGATGCTCATTTCGTCCCCTGATGCCGCAGTCGCCGCGCACGAGCGGGCGCGCTTCACCTTCACCGACGGAGGCCACGATCTGCGGTTCGACGACCAGCGCACGTTCGGCCATCTGCTGTACGACGAGGGCGGAGCGGTGCTGCCCTCGCTGATCGCCCACATCGCGAGGGATCCCTTCGACCCGCAGTTCGACCAGCCGGCGGCGGTCGCGCGGATCAAGGCCAGGAGCACCGGGATCAAGCGCGTGTTGCTGGACCAGACGGTGGTGTCCGGCATCGGGAACATCTACGCCGACGAGGCACTGTGGGCTGCCAAGGAGCAGGGGGAGACGGCAGCCTCGTCGTTGAGCAAGCCAAGGATCTCAGCGCTGGTCGATGCGGCGCGGGAGGTCATGGCCGCTGCTCTTGCCCAGGGCGGTACATCGTTCGACTCCCTCTATGTCGACGTGGCCGGCAGCAGCGGCTATTTTGCCCGCAGCCTGAATGCCTACGGTCTTGCTGGCCAGCCTTGCATGCGCTGCGGGACGTCGATCGTGCGGGAGAAGTTCATGAACCGATCGAGTTTCTTCTGCCCTGTCTGCCAGCGGAAACGCTAG
- a CDS encoding YceD family protein, which produces MSADTPPVSPLDTALRVDAVDLIGRTGTHRHLTSTVPAPAREVGGAAMQAPEGQPLEVEVELESVVEGVFVHGTVSAHLDGECSRCLDPVEQDVTARLDELFMYPEKVKADEREDTTMLSGDAVELGSLVRDALAEEADDRPLCREDCPGLCAQCGFRMEDDPTHHHDVIDDRFAALQGMFEDSADAEDPADSEDSDGEDSGPQGQDR; this is translated from the coding sequence ATGTCTGCCGACACCCCGCCCGTCTCCCCGCTCGATACGGCCCTGCGCGTCGACGCCGTCGACCTCATCGGCCGCACCGGCACGCACCGACATCTGACCAGCACCGTCCCTGCTCCCGCCCGCGAGGTGGGCGGCGCCGCGATGCAGGCGCCCGAGGGGCAGCCGCTCGAGGTCGAGGTGGAGCTCGAGTCCGTCGTCGAGGGCGTCTTCGTCCACGGCACCGTCAGCGCCCACCTGGACGGCGAATGCTCCCGCTGCCTCGACCCGGTCGAGCAGGACGTCACCGCACGCCTCGACGAGCTGTTCATGTACCCCGAGAAGGTCAAGGCCGACGAGCGCGAGGACACCACGATGCTCAGCGGCGATGCCGTCGAGCTGGGCTCCCTGGTCCGCGACGCGCTCGCCGAGGAGGCCGACGACCGACCGCTGTGCCGTGAGGACTGCCCGGGGCTGTGCGCCCAGTGCGGCTTCCGCATGGAGGACGACCCCACGCACCACCACGACGTCATCGACGATCGCTTCGCCGCGCTGCAGGGCATGTTCGAGGACTCCGCCGACGCCGAGGACCCCGCCGACTCCGAGGACTCCGACGGCGAGGACTCCGGGCCCCAGGGCCAGGACCGCTGA
- the rnc gene encoding ribonuclease III, whose amino-acid sequence MARRRRATEAADPAQLLEGLPLDGAQAADLRESGLLDLSLTHRSYSYEHDGLPHNERLEFLGDAVLQLAVTEQLYASHPTLPEGDLARRRAATVSTRALAVIASKLDLGAYVKLGRGEDLTGGRAKSSILADTTEAVIGAVHLALGQSVSRRFVLDLMAPLLDSDEFLETSYDFKSRLQEIAAAAGTSPTYRLTEDGLEHAKVFTASVSVEGVVSAHGEGASKKDAELAAAQTAVRTVLAERGESLIPRG is encoded by the coding sequence ATGGCGCGCAGGCGCCGCGCCACCGAGGCCGCCGATCCGGCGCAGCTGCTCGAGGGCCTGCCCCTGGACGGCGCACAGGCGGCGGACCTGCGCGAATCAGGTCTGCTCGACCTCTCTCTGACCCACCGTTCGTACTCCTACGAGCACGACGGCCTCCCGCACAACGAGCGCCTGGAGTTCCTCGGCGACGCGGTGCTGCAGCTGGCGGTCACCGAGCAGCTGTACGCCTCCCATCCCACGCTGCCCGAGGGTGATCTGGCCCGCCGGCGTGCCGCGACCGTGAGCACCCGGGCCCTCGCCGTGATCGCCTCGAAGCTCGACCTCGGCGCGTACGTGAAGCTGGGCCGCGGGGAGGACCTCACCGGCGGCCGGGCGAAGTCCTCCATCCTCGCCGACACCACCGAGGCCGTGATCGGCGCCGTCCACCTCGCCCTCGGCCAGAGCGTCTCCCGCCGCTTCGTGCTCGACCTCATGGCCCCGCTGCTGGATTCCGACGAGTTCCTCGAGACCAGCTACGACTTCAAGTCCCGCCTGCAGGAGATCGCCGCCGCCGCGGGCACGAGCCCCACCTACCGCCTCACCGAGGACGGCCTCGAGCACGCCAAGGTCTTCACCGCCTCCGTCAGCGTCGAGGGCGTCGTGAGCGCGCACGGCGAGGGGGCCTCCAAGAAGGACGCCGAGCTCGCCGCCGCCCAGACCGCCGTGCGCACCGTCCTGGCCGAGCGCGGCGAATCTCTGATCCCGCGGGGCTGA
- a CDS encoding DNA-formamidopyrimidine glycosylase family protein, producing MPELPEVEVVRRGLEPRTVGRLIESVEVLDPRILRRQSGGADRLRGALAGTRMTAVVRRGKFLWWRLADETGEDTGEALMAHLGMSGQLRVRDAGPLTPGRSEAAAPSELAPSEGPASDPLRHRRLSLHLDDGTAIDLIDQRIFGGIWSSPLEPAADGSLAGLGSPDAMLPTDAARIARDLLDPAADLPAIARTIRSRRAGVKSLLLAQDLVSGIGNIYADEALWEARTRYDTPGAALTQRRALAILRAAGAVMERALAVGGTSFDALYVNVEGRSGYLDIDVERVEGSRAHEGRDCLCRASAMRRQAILRSDLARRALDKQLNGPAHLVAHRHKVGSRSLRGVACA from the coding sequence GTGCCCGAGCTGCCCGAGGTCGAGGTCGTCCGTCGAGGCCTGGAACCCCGCACCGTCGGCCGCCTGATCGAATCGGTCGAGGTGCTCGACCCCCGGATCCTGCGCCGTCAGAGCGGCGGAGCGGACCGTCTGCGCGGTGCCCTGGCCGGCACCCGGATGACCGCCGTCGTGCGCCGCGGGAAGTTCCTGTGGTGGCGCCTGGCCGACGAGACCGGCGAGGACACCGGCGAGGCGCTGATGGCGCACCTGGGCATGAGCGGGCAGCTGCGCGTGCGCGACGCCGGGCCGCTCACCCCTGGGCGCTCCGAGGCTGCCGCCCCATCCGAGCTCGCCCCGTCCGAGGGACCCGCCTCGGATCCGCTGCGCCACCGCCGCCTGAGCCTCCACCTCGACGACGGCACCGCGATCGACCTGATCGACCAGCGGATCTTCGGCGGGATCTGGTCCAGCCCCCTCGAACCCGCCGCCGACGGCTCCCTCGCCGGGCTCGGCAGCCCGGACGCGATGCTGCCGACCGACGCCGCGCGCATCGCCCGTGACCTGCTCGACCCCGCGGCGGACCTGCCCGCGATCGCCCGCACGATCCGCTCCCGGCGCGCCGGCGTGAAGTCGCTGCTGCTGGCCCAGGACCTGGTCAGCGGCATCGGCAACATCTACGCCGACGAGGCGCTGTGGGAGGCCCGTACCCGCTACGACACCCCCGGCGCGGCGCTGACCCAGCGCAGGGCGCTGGCGATCCTGCGTGCGGCCGGCGCGGTGATGGAGCGGGCGCTGGCCGTCGGCGGCACCAGCTTCGATGCGCTGTACGTCAACGTCGAGGGGCGCAGCGGCTACCTCGACATTGACGTAGAGCGAGTCGAAGGAAGCCGTGCACACGAAGGTCGCGATTGTCTGTGCCGGGCATCGGCCATGCGTCGACAAGCGATATTGCGGTCTGACCTGGCACGAAGGGCTCTGGACAAGCAGCTCAACGGTCCAGCCCATTTAGTAGCGCACCGACACAAAGTCGGGTCGCGGAGTCTGCGAGGTGTGGCCTGTGCCTGA
- the merA gene encoding mercury(II) reductase, with protein sequence MPTKYDLAIIGSGGGAFAAAIRANTLGKSVVMIERGTFGGTCVNTGCVPSKALIAAAEARHVAMDASGRFPGIVAAAEPVDMPALIGSKQDLVESLRGEKYVDVAEAYGWHVRKGDASFAGTPDAPVLEVVGPDGAVGTIEADQYLVATGSRPWAPPIEGLEEAGYLTSTTAMELTAVPKSLLVLGGGYVALEQAQLYARLGAKVTLLVRSRLASKEELEVSNALAEVFSDEGIRVVRRVVPTRVARDADGQVVVTADVSGGSQDFRADQVLVALGRRPVTEGLNLEAVEVKTGDAGQIVVSDQLQSSNPRVWAAGDVTGHPEFVYVAAHHGTLVAENAFTDAQKPVDYARLPRVTFTSPAIGAVGMTEKQVLEAGIRCDCRVLPLHYVPRALVNRDTRGFIKMVADADTGEILGLTAVAKDAGELAAAGVHVLGKTIAEVADAWAPYLTMAEGIRIAAKAFTTDVSKLSCCA encoded by the coding sequence ATGCCTACGAAGTACGACCTCGCCATCATCGGATCGGGCGGCGGAGCGTTCGCCGCCGCGATCCGTGCGAACACGCTCGGCAAGTCGGTGGTGATGATCGAGCGCGGAACCTTCGGCGGCACGTGCGTGAACACCGGCTGCGTGCCGTCGAAGGCGCTCATCGCCGCCGCCGAGGCCCGCCACGTCGCCATGGACGCGTCTGGTCGGTTCCCGGGCATCGTCGCGGCCGCGGAACCGGTGGACATGCCGGCGCTGATCGGGAGCAAGCAGGACCTGGTCGAGAGCCTGCGAGGCGAGAAGTACGTCGATGTCGCCGAGGCGTACGGATGGCACGTCCGCAAGGGCGACGCCTCGTTCGCCGGCACCCCCGACGCGCCGGTCCTGGAGGTCGTCGGACCCGACGGGGCCGTCGGGACCATCGAGGCTGACCAGTACCTGGTCGCGACCGGATCCCGGCCATGGGCCCCGCCGATCGAGGGCCTGGAAGAGGCCGGGTACCTGACCTCGACCACGGCGATGGAGCTGACGGCGGTGCCGAAGTCGCTGCTGGTGCTCGGCGGCGGCTACGTGGCGCTGGAGCAGGCCCAGCTGTATGCGCGTCTCGGGGCGAAGGTGACCCTGCTGGTCCGTTCCCGGCTGGCGTCGAAGGAGGAGCTGGAGGTGTCCAATGCCCTGGCCGAGGTCTTCTCCGACGAGGGCATCCGAGTGGTCCGCCGAGTGGTCCCGACCCGCGTCGCCCGCGACGCGGACGGACAGGTCGTCGTCACCGCCGACGTGTCCGGCGGATCGCAGGACTTCCGCGCCGACCAGGTTCTGGTCGCGCTCGGCCGACGGCCGGTCACCGAGGGACTCAACCTCGAGGCGGTGGAGGTGAAGACTGGCGACGCCGGGCAGATCGTCGTCTCTGACCAGCTGCAGTCGTCCAACCCCCGGGTCTGGGCCGCGGGGGACGTCACCGGGCACCCCGAGTTCGTCTATGTCGCCGCCCACCACGGCACCCTCGTGGCTGAGAACGCGTTCACAGATGCCCAAAAGCCGGTGGACTACGCGAGGCTGCCCCGGGTGACGTTCACCTCTCCTGCCATCGGCGCGGTCGGGATGACCGAGAAGCAGGTCCTCGAGGCGGGGATCCGCTGCGACTGCCGCGTCCTGCCCCTGCACTACGTGCCCCGCGCGCTGGTCAATCGCGACACCCGCGGCTTCATCAAGATGGTCGCCGACGCGGACACCGGGGAGATCCTGGGGCTGACCGCGGTCGCCAAGGACGCGGGGGAGCTGGCCGCCGCCGGGGTCCACGTGCTCGGCAAGACCATCGCCGAGGTCGCCGACGCCTGGGCTCCGTACCTGACCATGGCCGAGGGCATCCGGATCGCCGCCAAGGCCTTCACCACCGACGTCTCGAAGCTCTCCTGCTGCGCGTGA
- a CDS encoding heavy metal-responsive transcriptional regulator, producing the protein MKIGELAQAAGTTAKTLRFYEEQGLLPPPGRTSSGYRDYPPDAIARVDFVHRGQAAGLTLAQIRQIMDIRDAGRAPCDHVRDLLDARLHDIEQQISQLSALRDTITDLRDDAAHPEPETCSADQVCRYL; encoded by the coding sequence GTGAAGATCGGGGAGCTCGCACAGGCGGCCGGCACCACGGCCAAGACCCTGAGGTTCTACGAGGAGCAGGGGCTGCTACCGCCGCCCGGCAGGACGTCGTCGGGGTACCGTGACTACCCGCCGGACGCGATCGCACGTGTCGACTTCGTCCACCGCGGCCAGGCCGCCGGCCTCACCCTCGCCCAGATCCGCCAGATCATGGACATCCGCGACGCCGGACGTGCCCCGTGCGACCACGTGCGCGACCTGCTCGACGCGCGCCTGCACGACATCGAGCAGCAGATCTCCCAGCTGTCCGCACTGCGCGACACCATCACGGACCTCCGGGACGATGCAGCGCACCCCGAGCCGGAGACCTGCAGCGCCGATCAGGTGTGTCGCTACCTGTAG